Genomic DNA from Lactococcus garvieae:
GTTATGCCTACAAGAAGTGTAACAAGTAAAAACAAAGTAAGAAAAACGAGAAGTATATATACTGATTTAAACCAAATCATATAATGTACGTAACCAACGAGGGAGAAAAGTAAAGCACTCCCAAGTATTATATTAAGTTTTCTTTGTAAAGGAGTATAGAAATACCATTTTTTATATGTTTCGAAAGCATCTTTGAGATATTTAATATCTTTATCGGTCAAATCGGGGTATTCTTTTTTTATAAGGTTTAATCTATCTGTTTTTACACTATTTAGTATTGTTTTATACTTAGAAGAAAAGATGATTAATATTATTAAGAGTGGAATAATAATCCAAGGAGCTAGGTCAATAAGTTTGTTCATAGGGAGGTCCTCATATATTTAATACATTTATTGTACTATAAAATGTATTAAATAAAATAAGTCTTATAAAGCCTATCTTTCACTCAAATAAAAAAATAAGACATAAAACTAGTACTTACAATAATTTACAGCATATAAAGTAATTACCGATTATATTATATTAGAACACTATTTTTAAACTGTAGACTTTATTTAAGAAAACTACACAGAGGTGTTTGCTTGTGCTAAAGTCCATATACCTTTGATATACAACCCCTGATTGACAAAAATTAGTTCCGTTTTTAACTACGCTTTAGTTAAAAATTCAATATATGTTATTTATCTTAATTTTATCCTATCCCTAATAATTTGCTTTTAGTGACATTCAGTAGCCCTTATTTAAGTGGTGTGGTAAAATATAAGAATGAAAAGTGTGGAAACTCGAGGCCTTGTCCTATATACTAAAAATTATAAAGAAAAGGACAAGCTGGTCAAAATTTTTACGGAGTCCTTTGGTAAGCGTATGTTTTTTGTTAAAAATTTTGCCCGCTCTAAATATGCGAGCAGCTTGCAGAATTTTACAAACTCTAGCTTGATGGGAACGATAAATGATGAAGGTTTTTCTTTCCTGGATGATGTGAGTGAGACAGTTACTTATAAGCATATCAGTGAGGATATTTTTCTTAATGCTCATGCTTCTTACATTATTAGTTTGGCAGATGCAGCAATACCTGATAATCAATATGACCCTTCTTTATATGCTTTTTTGACGAAGTGCTTAGATTTGTTAGAGCAAGGTTTTGATAAAGAAATCATTACGAACATTTTTGAACTTCAAATTTTGAATCGTTTTGGTGTGAGTCTCAATTGTGCAGAATGCGCGTTTTGTCATAGTAAGCAAGGACCCTTTGATTATTCTTATAAGTTCAATGCTTGTCTTTGTAAAAATCATTTTAACGAAGATATTCGCCGCTTGCATTTGGATCCTAATGTCATTTACTTGGTTAATCTTTTTCAAGAAATATCCTTGAACCAGTTAGAAAAAATTTCTGTTAAAGAGGATATGAAACAGAAGATTCGCTTATTCATTGATGGGCTTTATGAGGAATATGTCGGTATTCACTTGAAATCCAAAAAATTTTTAGACAGCATGAAAGATTGGGCTGATATTATGAAAGACTAATTTAGAAAAAATAAAAAAAAGCATCTTGAGATGCTTTTTTTTATTTTAAACGTGGATAGGTAAACCATCAGCAATCTCAGCTGTATCCATAATTGCTTCACCAAGCGTTGGGTGAGGCTGGATCGTCAATGAGATATCTTTAGAAGTTAAACCATTTTCAATAGCTAAAGCTAAACCGGAAATCAAGTCAGAAGCTCCAGGACCAACGATTTGGGCGCCAATAACGGCACCTTCTTTATTATCTGTAATTAAACGGATGAAACCTGTTGTATCGTCCATTGAAATAGCACGTCCATTGGCAGCAAATGGGAATTTGCTGATTTTAACTTGATCCATGCGATCTTTAACAGTCTCAGGAGTTTCACCTACAGTCGCTAACTCTGTTGTTGTGTAAGCAACAGCAGGGAGAGCGATATGTAAGTCAACAGCGTCTTCTCCACCAGCAATAGCAGCAGCAGCAATCTTAGCTTGGAATGAAGCTTTATGTGCGAGCATTGGGCCAGGAACAACGTCACCGATAGCATAGATATGTGGTACTGAAGTTTGGAATGAATCGCTCACTTCGATGAGTCCACGGTCTGTCAACTTAACATCTGTATTGTTAAGACCTAACATATCTGTATTTGGACGACGACCTACTGAAACGAGCAAGTAATCACCTGTAACAGTTTGTTCTTTACCATCTACTTCAAATGTCAAAGTAACATCTGTATCTGTTTGTGTAGCTGATTTTGCCATAGCAGAAGTATAAATTTCTGATCCAGCTGTTTTCACACGGTTGGCAATGATATCTGACATTTCTTTGTCAAAACCATTCAAGATATGATCTAAACCTTCAACGATAGTGATTTTAGAACCTAACATACGATAAGCACCACCAAGTTCAGAACCGATGACACCACCACCCACGATGATTAAATGTTTAGGTACTTCTTTAAGATTAAGCGCACCTGTAGAGTCGATAATACGTCCACCATAAGGGAAGCTAGGGATTTCAATTGGGCGTGAACCTGTAGCGATAATCGCATTTTGGAAGTTCAACAATTGGAAGCCATCTTCTTGTTCAACGTTAATTGTTTCATTATCAACGAACTCAGCTGTACCTTTGATTAATTCGATTTTATGCTTTTTAAGAAGCATGGCAATACCGCCAGTAAGTTGCTTAACAACTTTTTCATCTTTCCAAGCTTGTGTAGCAGCCCAATCAAGATTTACTGCACCATTTGATAGACCAAATGGACTTTTACCAGCTTCTTGTTTAAGCGCATCTTGATAGTGGTGACCCACATTAATCAAGGCTTTTGAAGGGATACAACCAATGTTAAGACATACCCCACCTACGTTATCTTTTTCGATAACAACAACTTTTTTACCAAGTTCAGCCGCACGGATAGCCGCAACATATCCGCCAGGGCCTGATCCGATGACAACTGTATCCACTTCAGTGGCTTGTGCACCAACAACCATAATTCTTTTTCCCCTTTTCTTTTTAAACTTCCATGAGCATGTAAGCTGGATCAGCTAAGAGGCTCTTAAGATAGTTCAATGAACCTTGTCCAAGCATTCCATCGATGAGACGGTGGTCATAGCTTACTGAAAGTTTCATGTTTTGGCCGACAGCTAATTCGCCTTCAGCATTAACGATTGGTTCTTTCACGATTGAACCAAGTCCCAGAATCATAACATCTGAACCGTTGATGATTGGTGTGAACCAAGTACCACGAGCAGATCCTATGTTTGAAATTGTGATTGTTGAACCGCGCATTTGGTCAGGTTTGATAGCACCTGTACGTACTGCTTCAGCAAGTTCCGCAATTTCTTTAGCAATAGCAAAGATTGATTTCTTGTCTGCATTTTTAATAACAGGTACGTAAAGTCCACTTGGGGCATTTACAGCAATACCAATGTTTACTTCATTGTGGTACACAATATCGGTACCGTCAATAGAAGCGTTAATTTCTGGGAATTTCTTAGCTGTAGCAGCGAGAGCTTTAGTAACATAAGCAAGATAAGTGAGTTTAACATCTTGTTTAGCAGCAATTTCTTTGTACTCTTTACGGTGAGCAACTAACTTAGATACTTCCACTTGGTCAAAGTTAGTAACCGCAGGTATATTTGCATTTTGTGTGCTCATCGCGTTTGAGATTGCTTTACGTGTAGGAGTCATTGGTTCACGACGGTCACCGTCTGCAGCTTGTACAGGAGCCGGCGCAGCTTTAGGAGCTGCAGGCTTAGGTGCTTCAACCGCAGGTTTTGCAGTTTCAGCAGCAGGAGCTTTAGGAGCAGCTGCACCAGATGCAAAGGCCTTAACGTCAGCTAATGTTGTATGTCCATGACGACCTGTAGATTGGACTTGAGTCAAATCAATACCGTGCTCACGTGCATAGTGGCGTACAGAAGGCATAGCAAGGACACGACCATCTGTAGTAGTACGTGTTGTGGCACCGTCTGTTGCTGGCTGAGCAGGAGCTTCAGAAGTAGCAGGTTTTGCCGCTTCAGGAGCTTTAGGAGCCTCAGGAGCAGCTGTTCCTGAACCGTTCCCATTATACTCAATTAGGGGAGCGCCAACTTCAACAGTAGTTCCTGCTTCAACAAAGAGTTTCGTTACTTTACCAGAGTAAGGTGATAAAATCTCTTGCATAAGTTTATCATTTTGAACCTCGGCGACTGGATCGTCTTCTTTGACTTCATCACCAACTTTAACAAGCCAGTTTGCGATGTCGCCTTCGTGCATACCTTCACCGATATCAGGCATCGTGAAGATTTGTGCATCACCTGCAGGAGCTTCAGAAGCAGTGGCAGGAGCCGCCTCAGCAGGAGCTGCTTCGCTTGACCCATCTCCATCATATTCGATGAGGGGAGCGCCAACTTCAACAGTTGTTCCTGCTTCAACAAAGAGTTTTGTTACTGTACCAGAGTAAGGAGACAGGATTTCTTGCATAAGTTTGTCATTTTGAACTTCAGCAACTGGATCGTCTTCTTTAACAACGTCACCGACTTTAACAAGCCAGTTCGCGATGTCGCCTTCGTGCATGCCTTCACCGATATCAGGCATTTTAAAAATTTCAGTCATAATTTACTACCTCTTTCACTTTGTTCACAATATCGTCTGCCTTAATTGCCCAGTCATTTTCTGCTTGAGCAAATGGGAAGATAGAATCTGGGCCAGCTACACGGCCGATAGGTGCTTTAAGTGACAGAACAAAACGTTCGGAGATTTCCGCCATAACATTCGCAGCGATACCAGCTGTACGTTGGGCTTCTTGAACCACAACAACACGTCCAGTTTTTTCAACAGTTTCTCCGATAGATTTAATATCAAGAGGAGAAACGGTACGAAGGTCAAGCACTTCAGCGTTGATACCTTCTTTTTCAAGTTGCTCAGCAGCTTTAATAGCTAGAGGAACTGTACCACCGTAAGCGATGATGGATACATCTGAACCTTCTTTAGCAACAACTGCTTGGTCCAAAGGCGTTGTGTAATAGCCTTCTGGAACTTCACCTTTAACAGAACGGTAAAGGTGTAAGTTTTCCAAGTACATTACAGGGTCATTGTTTTCAATGGCAGCTAAAAGAAGCCCTTTGGCATCTGCCGGATTTGAAGGCATAACCACGCGTAGTCCAGGGATTTGAGCAAATAGACCTTCAATAGAGTCCGCATGCATTTCAGGAGTTTTTGTACCAATCCCATAAGGAGTACGGATAACAATAGGGTTATGACGTGTGTTGTTGAAACGATAACGTGTACGTGACATTTGCCCAGCAATAGAGTCAAAAACTTCATAAACAAAAGTTCCAAATTGAATTTCCATGACTGGTCGGAAGCCTTGTGTTGAAAGCCCGATAGCTAAACCACCGATACCAGATTCGGCAAGTGGTGTGTTGAAGACACGGTCTTCACCGTGTTTTGCTTGGAGTCCGTCAGTGGCACGGAATACCCCACCATTTTGTCCAACGTCTTCACCAAAGATTAATGTATTTTCGTCACGCTCAAGCGCTAAGTCAAGCGCTTCTGTGATTGCTGCAATATAAGTTTTTACTGCCATGTTTATTTGCCCTCACTTTCAAATTTTGCAATTTGCTCAGCCATTACTTGACTAGGTACTTCAAGTGTATTTTTCAAGAAGCTTGATACTTTTTGTTTTTCAACATTGTTTGCTTTCTTGATATCAGCATCAATACGAGCATCAAGTTCAGCGATATAAGCTTCTTCTTGAGCTTCATCCCAGATACCTTTTTCTGTCAAGTAAGTACGCATACGGAGCAAAGGTTCTTTAGCCCACCAAGAGTCAAGCCCTTCTTGGCTACGGTAGCGCATAGGGTCATCACCGGCTGTTGAGTGTGGTTCTAAACGGTTAGTGAGTGCTTCAATAACTACAGGTCCGTTTCCAGCTACGGCCCAAGCACGTGCTTCTTTAGCAGCTAAGTACATAGCGATTGCATCATTACCGTCAACAACGATAGAAGGGGCACCCGCAGCCCAACCTTTAGCAGCCAAATGTGGTGCAGCAGTTTGAAGTTCGCGTGGAGTTGAAATCGCATAACCATTGTTTTGAATAAAGGCTACCAGTGGTGCTTTATAGGCAGAAGCAAAGTTGATTCCTTCATAAGTATCACCTTGTGAAGAACCACCATCACCCGTATAGACAAAGGCAACTGCATCTTTTTTACGTTTTTTAAGTCCCAAAGCAACACCGGCTGCTTCAACGTATTGTGCACCGATGATGATTTGTGGGAACCAAGATTTTACTTCAGCACCGTCATCGGTTGTATATTCATTACCGAGTTGGTGACCACGAGACCAGAGGAGGCCTTTCCAGATTGGCCAACCTTTAGCATAAATTTGTGGCAAATCACGGTATCCTGGGAAAAGCCAATCTTCGTCAGTAAAAGCAAAAGAAGTGGCCATTTGAGAAGCTTCTTGACCTGCAGTAGGTCCGAAGAATCCCATACGCCCTTGCTTAGCGAGTTTCATACAACGAATGTCGATTTGGCGGCTAAGTAACATATCTTTGAAGAGGTCAACTAAATCTTGATCAGAAAGATCTGCACGTTTAAGACCTTCTTCATCAACAATTTTTCCGTTTTCGTCTAAGATTTGTAGCGTCGGAAATGCGCTGTCTTGTAATTCTAATTGTTCTTTGAAATCGAGGATTTTTGTACTATTTGACATAAATATCTCCCTTTTTTAATTCGTTTTCTTTTTTAAATCAATTCATCAGCCCTAAAGAGCTGTGAAAGTTCATTGTTTTCAATTGTTCCAAAATACTGGCCGGCTTTGTTCTTTTCTAAAACTTCAAGCACCGAGTCTGGATTAAATGGTATCCCAATAAAATCTTGCTTGATGTCACGCCAATCACGTACACCAAGGAAGTCTCCTAAGAAATTAATATCCGTAATCAGACCATTATTGACTTCAACTTGAATGTCAATGGATCCACCAGTAAATTTGGCATGGTTGTTGAAACTAAATTGAGGACTTTCTCCAAAATTCCAATCCCATGTAGAAAATTGTTCATCACGTAATTTTTTAATACTTGCAAGCTGTGCATCACTTAGAATAAATTCCCCATCTTTACCCTGATCCGTCAAATAATACTTGAGCGCATCAATAAAAGTATCTAAATTTAAATCTGGCGCAAAGTCTTTGATGTTACCAACTCGCGATCGAACAGATTTAGCAGCTTTGGAGACGAACTTTTCATCTGATACATTAAGGGAGCGAATCATCGCCTCCACATCAGTATCCCATAATAAAGTACCATGATGCATAAGGTATCCGCCCGCATAACGTTGGGCATTACCAGAAACTTTTTTTCCTGCAATTTCGAGATCATTTCTACCCGTGATTTCGGCTTCGATACCGAGGGAACGAAGCGCATCATACATAGGCTTTACAAACTGATGAAAGTTTACATGGGCTGAACTGGCTACAGGGACAAAAAAGGTAAAGCAAATATTACCCAGATCATGGTAGACAGCTCCGCCACCCGAGACTCGGCGTACAACTTGTACATCATGTTGATCAATATAATCTTGATTTATCTCAGCAAAAGTATTTTGGTTACGTCCAACGATAACAGCGCGCTTATTTTGCCAAAGAGCAAAAACAGGTTTATCTGCTTTCAGATTATTTAATAACCAAGAATCCATCGCAATGTTTGTATAGGCATCCTGCCCGAGATAATTGATATATTGCATAGATTCTCCTTCCATTAGAAATACATGTCAAAGGTATTTTACATTTGGCACATATAGTTTCATTATATCCCTTGTGAAATAGAAAGTAAAGAAAAATGACTCCGCTATCATAAGCGAAAATAACGCTATTTTTATAAAAAATTTGTGAAGTTATTTTTAATATAAAAAAGCATGAACGGCGCATGCTTTTAGTAGGAATTATTAATATTTTCTTCCATAATTTTCTCGTAATTTGATAGCTTTTTCAGGATAATCGGTAAATAAACCCGAGATATTGTGTTGGAAGATCCGTCGCATATCTTTTTCGGAGTTAATCACCCAGAGACGAATTGCTTTGGAGTTAGAATCTATAAGTTTCGGGTGTTTAAACACATAATTTTGTTTTAAATGAAGTCCCGTTATAAAATCATCCACACCATCTAATTTAACGCTTTGAAAAGTTTTACCTGAGAGAAAGGCAAGTTCCTCTTTGACGCCAAGTTGATGAAGATGACGTAGCGTGGTGATATTAAAAGAAGAATAGATAGTTTTAAAGGGGAAGATACGACTGTTCATGAGTTCCATTAGTTTATTTTCGATACCTGGATAGTCAATAATGTCAGTCTTAACTTCGATATTTAAGTAGCCTGTAAATTTTTCATCCACTAACAAATCTAGAACTTCTTTTAATGTTGGTATTTTTTCCCCTTGGAAACTTTTATGAAACCATGATCCTGCATCAAGTTGCTTTAATTCAGATAAAGTCATGTCACTAACAAATCCTTTTCCTGAGGTGGTTCGATTCACTTTTTCATCATGGATGACAATGAGCTGCTTGTCTTTAGAAAGATGCACGTCCAGCTCGATCCCATCTGACTTTACATTTAAAGCTTCGCGAAAAGCGCTCAGTGTATTCTCAGGTCGATTAGATTTTGAACCACGATGAGCAAAAATAAGACAATGTTTTGGGTTTACACGTGAATAGTTTTTAGCTAAATTTATCGTCATAATATCCCTTCTTAGAGCATATATTCTTCTTCAATAGCGGCAACAAATTCGTGCATAATTTTGTCTCTTTTTTCAGCT
This window encodes:
- a CDS encoding alpha-ketoacid dehydrogenase subunit beta codes for the protein MAVKTYIAAITEALDLALERDENTLIFGEDVGQNGGVFRATDGLQAKHGEDRVFNTPLAESGIGGLAIGLSTQGFRPVMEIQFGTFVYEVFDSIAGQMSRTRYRFNNTRHNPIVIRTPYGIGTKTPEMHADSIEGLFAQIPGLRVVMPSNPADAKGLLLAAIENNDPVMYLENLHLYRSVKGEVPEGYYTTPLDQAVVAKEGSDVSIIAYGGTVPLAIKAAEQLEKEGINAEVLDLRTVSPLDIKSIGETVEKTGRVVVVQEAQRTAGIAANVMAEISERFVLSLKAPIGRVAGPDSIFPFAQAENDWAIKADDIVNKVKEVVNYD
- a CDS encoding lipoate--protein ligase, whose amino-acid sequence is MQYINYLGQDAYTNIAMDSWLLNNLKADKPVFALWQNKRAVIVGRNQNTFAEINQDYIDQHDVQVVRRVSGGGAVYHDLGNICFTFFVPVASSAHVNFHQFVKPMYDALRSLGIEAEITGRNDLEIAGKKVSGNAQRYAGGYLMHHGTLLWDTDVEAMIRSLNVSDEKFVSKAAKSVRSRVGNIKDFAPDLNLDTFIDALKYYLTDQGKDGEFILSDAQLASIKKLRDEQFSTWDWNFGESPQFSFNNHAKFTGGSIDIQVEVNNGLITDINFLGDFLGVRDWRDIKQDFIGIPFNPDSVLEVLEKNKAGQYFGTIENNELSQLFRADELI
- the recO gene encoding DNA repair protein RecO, whose translation is MKSVETRGLVLYTKNYKEKDKLVKIFTESFGKRMFFVKNFARSKYASSLQNFTNSSLMGTINDEGFSFLDDVSETVTYKHISEDIFLNAHASYIISLADAAIPDNQYDPSLYAFLTKCLDLLEQGFDKEIITNIFELQILNRFGVSLNCAECAFCHSKQGPFDYSYKFNACLCKNHFNEDIRRLHLDPNVIYLVNLFQEISLNQLEKISVKEDMKQKIRLFIDGLYEEYVGIHLKSKKFLDSMKDWADIMKD
- a CDS encoding 2-oxo acid dehydrogenase subunit E2, producing MTEIFKMPDIGEGMHEGDIANWLVKVGDVVKEDDPVAEVQNDKLMQEILSPYSGTVTKLFVEAGTTVEVGAPLIEYDGDGSSEAAPAEAAPATASEAPAGDAQIFTMPDIGEGMHEGDIANWLVKVGDEVKEDDPVAEVQNDKLMQEILSPYSGKVTKLFVEAGTTVEVGAPLIEYNGNGSGTAAPEAPKAPEAAKPATSEAPAQPATDGATTRTTTDGRVLAMPSVRHYAREHGIDLTQVQSTGRHGHTTLADVKAFASGAAAPKAPAAETAKPAVEAPKPAAPKAAPAPVQAADGDRREPMTPTRKAISNAMSTQNANIPAVTNFDQVEVSKLVAHRKEYKEIAAKQDVKLTYLAYVTKALAATAKKFPEINASIDGTDIVYHNEVNIGIAVNAPSGLYVPVIKNADKKSIFAIAKEIAELAEAVRTGAIKPDQMRGSTITISNIGSARGTWFTPIINGSDVMILGLGSIVKEPIVNAEGELAVGQNMKLSVSYDHRLIDGMLGQGSLNYLKSLLADPAYMLMEV
- a CDS encoding glycerophosphodiester phosphodiesterase, which gives rise to MNLAKNYSRVNPKHCLIFAHRGSKSNRPENTLSAFREALNVKSDGIELDVHLSKDKQLIVIHDEKVNRTTSGKGFVSDMTLSELKQLDAGSWFHKSFQGEKIPTLKEVLDLLVDEKFTGYLNIEVKTDIIDYPGIENKLMELMNSRIFPFKTIYSSFNITTLRHLHQLGVKEELAFLSGKTFQSVKLDGVDDFITGLHLKQNYVFKHPKLIDSNSKAIRLWVINSEKDMRRIFQHNISGLFTDYPEKAIKLRENYGRKY
- a CDS encoding thiamine pyrophosphate-dependent dehydrogenase E1 component subunit alpha; the protein is MSNSTKILDFKEQLELQDSAFPTLQILDENGKIVDEEGLKRADLSDQDLVDLFKDMLLSRQIDIRCMKLAKQGRMGFFGPTAGQEASQMATSFAFTDEDWLFPGYRDLPQIYAKGWPIWKGLLWSRGHQLGNEYTTDDGAEVKSWFPQIIIGAQYVEAAGVALGLKKRKKDAVAFVYTGDGGSSQGDTYEGINFASAYKAPLVAFIQNNGYAISTPRELQTAAPHLAAKGWAAGAPSIVVDGNDAIAMYLAAKEARAWAVAGNGPVVIEALTNRLEPHSTAGDDPMRYRSQEGLDSWWAKEPLLRMRTYLTEKGIWDEAQEEAYIAELDARIDADIKKANNVEKQKVSSFLKNTLEVPSQVMAEQIAKFESEGK
- the lpdA gene encoding dihydrolipoyl dehydrogenase; translation: MVVGAQATEVDTVVIGSGPGGYVAAIRAAELGKKVVVIEKDNVGGVCLNIGCIPSKALINVGHHYQDALKQEAGKSPFGLSNGAVNLDWAATQAWKDEKVVKQLTGGIAMLLKKHKIELIKGTAEFVDNETINVEQEDGFQLLNFQNAIIATGSRPIEIPSFPYGGRIIDSTGALNLKEVPKHLIIVGGGVIGSELGGAYRMLGSKITIVEGLDHILNGFDKEMSDIIANRVKTAGSEIYTSAMAKSATQTDTDVTLTFEVDGKEQTVTGDYLLVSVGRRPNTDMLGLNNTDVKLTDRGLIEVSDSFQTSVPHIYAIGDVVPGPMLAHKASFQAKIAAAAIAGGEDAVDLHIALPAVAYTTTELATVGETPETVKDRMDQVKISKFPFAANGRAISMDDTTGFIRLITDNKEGAVIGAQIVGPGASDLISGLALAIENGLTSKDISLTIQPHPTLGEAIMDTAEIADGLPIHV